The stretch of DNA ACGGAGATTTGGTATTGGCCGTCAGAATTGCAGAATTGGGATGCAGGCTTCCAACAAATTTGTGGTGGACGTTgcatatataatagaaaatggGTGGCAAAATTCTTTTGGGTGGTGGCATGGTCGtctatatgtaatattattaatttccaTATCAATCGATTGTCACAAATTAAGTATTTTCGAAACATTTTTTTAGTCTCTACACtgttataatgaaaaaataaatgttttatccACAAAAATATTCTaccaaaataaatctataaactgacgttacttgatgtgatatgttatattataaaactatttttatcataaaataaatttaacgtatcatattaagtcatatcaatttgtaaatttatttttttataatctttttgtaactatatataatttttcaaaaatagaaatattaataaaaatcatttattttctctaaaatattttcGACTTCTTACTTTTCCAATTTTACGTGCAGCTAGTCCCTACATTTTCAGCTTTACTTCGGCCGGGTTTCTGGATGGGTCCACAAACTCTTTTGGGCCAAAGATTGTGACCAGCAATTCCTTTATTTGATGTTCTGTAGTTTTTGTTTGTCCAAATAGAATTCCAATCAGTACTGTTTTCAGAAATTTGGCACAGTACCTTTTTTCTACGACTCTCAACTTCCTATCGTAAATATAAGAGCATATGTCTCCATTTGGGAAATCATGTGGCTCCCATGCATCAATGTTCAAACAAATAAAGTTTATTGATTATAGGTGGGTTTGATATTTCATCCCCCCAAGAAACATTGCATTTATTTAGATCTTCCCATACGAGGAATACTCTGCATCGATCACTCTTTATTCTCATACcctatatttaaatttttttcatagaatatgGATCGAGAGTGTTTTTTATATGATGTGGGGTATGGGATGTgggatagtgaatagtagttgatgagaagattttttcatttgcatatatatatatatatatatatatatatatatatataacaccaCCATGCATCCATACATAACTAATCAACAACGAccacttatataaatatataacaaacAAGCAACTGAGCTTtagtttccttcaatttttctttGAGACAAAAATGGCAACCTAACCCTACCTCTCAATAATCTCATGTGAATATAGTACATACAATTCCAAACATGAATCcccaaaaaatatgaaataaactaGAGTTGAGCTATACATGAATTCTTTGCTCCCCCATGACAgccattttcataaaatattcttttaaatttctgGAGTTGATGAGACGCGCGCAGACTTGCCCTACCTCCAATACATGATGATCATACATGCTGTGTTTTATTATTGCATGATTATtctatcttaagttcaaaggcgcgcgcgcgcacacagatatagatatatataatatatatatatattatatatctcttACAAATCACATACTTTCCGAGCCAATTCTTAAAGTGGGTTCTTTGTTGGGCTGGATAATTTAGAATATCAATGGGAAACTGGCACAGAGATCAGCCATTCCAGTTCCCTAGTGCAGAAAAAGGATGGGGCATCAGTCAACACCTGTTATCTTGACAAAGACTCTTGTGCCATTCCTTTCCTCCCATACCATCCATCCTCTCCCTTTTCAAgcacaaatataaaaagaaaaccctGCAAGAGTTAttaaaaaggaacaaaaaaccaaaacattatAATTCCACTACTGCTGCCATTACCTCCATCAATAAAATCCAAACCTCATCCCTTCGTAGCTGATCCAAACACCTCTCATTCTGCTTACATCACTACCACCATCAGAATCTGTCCCCTtaacaactttttttataatttcacaGTTTAGTACTCGGCCACTTGCTTAATGCTCCATAGTTAACATttaaatgtaattaattaacAGAAACCATCCATTTATGATATCCTTTATTTGATAGCTAGACCTCAAGTCAAGGCCGGAATTATTAgaagccaaaaagaaaataatgaatggcaattcctgacaatatcaaataatattaaaggTGCATGGCAAATGCCAGTACGTAGTACTCATGTACATTAATAAAGGTTAATTCATTTATTATATGCATTTGATATGATCTATATTCAAAGGACAGTCTTTTTCTTACCAGACGGCCAAACAGAGAGAGAGTAGTAATGATATTCTGTACTCAGAACTTGTTGATGTCAGGGTGGGGAAATGAAAAGCACTAAAATTTCCATTTCGTCATCATTGAACTACTCAAGCACATAGAGAGCCTTAAAACGTTAAAATATAACCCAAAAGCTTcatgttgtgtgtgtgtgtatgtattatatatatatatatatataataattaataaagtttatCGTTAAAACAGTGCTGTGATGATACAgcttaattattaagtactcTACCTTCTTATGACATGACTTGAGATTAATATGCTGATCTTTTCATATCAGAACTGTTAAAGAATCATGTATGTATACGTGATTCTTGTGCTTTAGCTCTCTCTGGCCTAATTAATGGTGGGGTCCTTGGCTCCCTGCTGATCATAAGAGTACTGATACTGATGCTAACTCTCGTCTGTATAGATCACAaagtaattcttttttaatagaacTGCAGAATGGAGACTGATCAACATACATCTagtggaaaagaaatgaattccacgcatgcatgcatgagagaAGAAGTCCAGGCAAATGCTAGTTGGCATGCATTTtgataatatacaaaatatagtcAGTGATCATGATATGGTATATGTGATAGTGCACCAGATCATCCTCTGCCCATAACATTTATAAGCTCTACTACTTTAGAGCAAAATGCATTACAGTTGGATTTACACTTGGAGAAAGGTATCCAGAGAAAGTACTCTTTTGACTTTTGTATTAAAACagatttttactttcttttttttttttttttttgcccttttggCCTTTACACTGTGCATGCACATacttttgaactttgaatttaATAAAAGCTTCGAACagctttttttaaatataaaataaaactgtgCAGAGATCAGCCACAGTACCACATGATGGGTACGTAGTGATCTAGAAGCGTCAAAGCTGGGCGTGAAACGTGAAAAAGATGGTCTGAATTAATTCTTGTTCATAATTGTGGGGTCTTAAGCGAGAAAAACATATAAGACACTACTTAAAAAGTAAGATCCATATAAATTAATGTTGACCGTATAAATATTTCGGGTagcattaaataaataacaaattataaatcatgcatgagtactatatataaatcttgatcatatatctattttctcatttaagacttttcaaatttatatgataaattGAAAGTCTCTTGATTCCCAGATATGTAATTACGTACGTCTCTACGCCACCCCATAATTAAGCCACCTGATCTTAATCAAGTATATATTAACTTTTGCTGAATGactaattaactaaattaatataattggaCTTATTGGAACATGATAGTTCGAGACATATTTGATCAATACATAATACGTACAATAAGGTTTACATATCGGTGTGATATAATATGATTCATTAcattattgtaaaattaattttattataaaatagatatgacATATTATAGTAAATCACATcaatgtataattaattatctcgTGTAAGATTTGTGCGTAAACATAATACATCTCGATAGTTTTTGGACACATGATGAACCCCcggaagaaagagaaaattaagACTAAAAAAATGGCCATGGACCCTGGCAAAAACGCTCTCACGTACCATTTTTAATATGCAGACATGACTCGCGAACACGATTTGTCACCTCTATTGAAGAATAGGTGCTCTAAGGCAAATTATGACCAGATCTAGCTAATAGTCTTCTGAATAAACAAGTTAATTAATCTCACTCAACCGGcatcaacaaaaattaatattgttaatgtaaACATTTGTGTTGACAAATCCTAGTATTAATCAAGCCATGAATCAATATTTgtgtagtaattaatttaactatttaagtgttgTTAAGTGTGGGCCAGGTGAgtcaaatttatataaattatgtcAAATTACGACAAAAGAAAATTCGCTCGATCGACAGCTCGAGTCAACGTGATGTAGAGAATTAGCTTGATTAATCCTGCTTTGCCAACGTACGCTTGCTTGAGTGAGAATGCATGCGATCGATAGAAGTGGGACATGCCTGGTCCACATGCTCGAACAACTTTACAATAAGTGAAATTCTAGTTAgtttaaaattacatattagcCCAGCTTTAATATTACGTACCTACTTATAAAGAAatggcaaaacaaaaaaaaaaaaaaatactgtgtCTGAGGGAGACGGATCTTCACATAAATGGAACTGCTCAATGTTCATGATGTAGTCTGAGAATAATAAGGTTCGGTCCTCCTCTGATAATTCATAATTGGGGTGAGAGTTGGCGAGAAAAAGGTTGTGACGTGGGAGGGTATGCTTCAATGGAGGTTGAAAAAGAGACTATACTCGGGAATCGGGAAGGGAAAAAATTAAAGTCCATATATATTGCAATTAACTAcaataaacttaaaattaagttgtaatgattagatgagatgataaaatgagCTGTGCAAACTGTGTTAATGCTATGGTTGAAAGCGATGGAAATTATTGGTAGTGCACTGTAATTTATTATCTTGAGATGTTCACAGAAGAGAACGATATCTCCTGCCATCTTCGATCAGGGAAAACATAAACACAGTGGAATGACCATATCGATTGGAGTCTATACGCCAATGATGGTGAGATGGGGGTGACTTAGATCTAAAAGATCTTGGGGTGGTGAAATTATTGATACGACAAGTGTAGCGCGCCATTGGATGCATTTCAATGGGGcaatctattttttacttttgcacTTCGTTTGTTGTAACGGGGCGTTTGTTGGTAATTCTGCCACTGCTCATGTGTATTGATTtcctttaatgaaatatttgctggattagagagagagagagataatgtCTGAGTAATTTCCTAGATCGATATAGTTTGCCCAGGAAAAGAAATCATAATAGTTGGTAGAGGCCGCTTATAAAAAGAGGGTAGAATGTTTGCGTCTCTCTTTTCTTGAAGATAGATATGCAAAGGAGAGGAATAGGGGAAAGTGAGTATAGTGTGAGGAGTCGATATGGAAGAACATCTCAGTTCATTAGCTGTGACTCATCTCCTTCAACACACCCTACGAAGTCTGTGCATTCATCAAAATTCCCAGTGGGTTTATGCAGTCTTCTGGAGAATCCTACCCAGAAATTACCCCCCACCCAAGTGAGAAGAAACAGATGATATttcaacaagaaaaacaagatATTTACAAGCATTCATACTCCCATGTTAATCCACCACACGCATAGACTAATGATGCATCTTTATTCCCAAATtacagattcaccatatgtgtttaaatttcatGCTATGTTGTTTTTACTACAGATGGGATGGTCAAGGAGCATACGATAGGTCAAAAGGAAACAGGAGAAACTGGTATTTCCTTTAGTTTCCAAGTAAATCTGGTGTATAATTAGCATTAATGCATATAAATTGGGTCTTtgatatcattatatatatttacatttatGTCAGGATATTAGTCTGGGAAGATGGTTTCTGCAATTTTGCTGCCTCATCAGTAGGTGAAATAAATTCGGGGGATTGTCCTGGCTCATCAACTTATGGTAATTGTGAGTTTCAAAACTACCAAGGGCTGCAACCAGAGCTCTTTTTCAAGATGTCTCATGAGATCTACAACTACGGAGAAGGGTAAGTGACAgttatagattttatatataaatccatATACTGATCTCAACTAGTATATCTTTAGCCCTATACATACATCACTTAGAAAGAAAGCAACATGATGTGCTTTGCTTCCAAATGGAGCAGTTTGATAGGAAAAGTGGCTGCAGATCATGGTCATAAGTGGATATACAAAGAACCAAATGACCAAGAAATCAATTTCTTGACAGCATGGCACAACTCGGCGGAGTCAGTAAGCATCATTTATCCAGATGATCAGTGCTTAGACAAGTTTCTGATTTCTTCATGTTTGTGCTTAAACAAGTAATTTATAGTACTTGCTTGCAGAAAAAAATTGTCAACTTAAATGAATGAGCCTGTGTTTCAGTGCCATGTTTCTTCaagtaaaatgtatttttttctaactcaatgtttttgttttgcagaAACCTCGGACATGGGAAGCACAGTTCAAGTCTGGTATAAAGGTATTCCATTTAAAACTGATAACCTCCAAAATTTTTAGCTAGACCTACTTTTAATCTTGGTTTAattgatcaattaattaatatctttCAGACCATAGCTCTGATTGCAGTTAGAGAAGGTGTTGTTCAGTTAGGAGCCATTCacaaggtctctctctctctctctctctctctctctctctctcacacacacacacacacacacttggtTTTCAGTTTTTAACAAGTCAATCCAACAATGTCCTTCAAACTCCTTCcttctgttgttttttttttttctttttttatgttcttgGTATAATATTCAAGGTAATTGAAGACCTGAGCTACGTTGTTTCACTAAGAAAGAAATTCAGCTACATTGAAAGCATCCCAGGCGTGCTTTTACCCCATCCATCCTCCTTCGCATTCCCCTTCAACGTGGATGGATACGGCACCCCAGAAGCATGGCAGTTCCAAGCCACTGCTCTTGCATCCCCAACTGAATTCTATGATCACCAATACAACCAGCCTTTGAAAATAACACCTTCCATGAGCAGCCTTGAAGCCCTTCTCTCCAAGCTTCCCTCAGTTGTGCCGCCAACCACAGCGCCACAGTCACATGAGTTTATATCATCATCTCAGAAGACATTAGAATTTATTGAAATGGAAAAAGTAGCGAAGAAGGAGATTGATGAAGAGATATATAGGCCTGAACTCGAAGTGGGTGAGAGCAGCAGTTCCATGGCCGCCAAACGTCGTCAAAAGCATTTCCATCAGAGCCAAGATTAGAATGTGAAAAACGGTGCCGGACCCAACAACAATAATGGATTTTAGGACTAACTATCGGTACGGCAACTGGGTTTTTATTAGATTGTATGAGAATTGAGCGCTTGATGCATGTCTAACATTGGGGGTTCCTTATCTACTGGGTTAAGCTTTAGCTTTACGCAAGTTTGAATCTTCCCAGTTTTCGTGAACGagtattattaattaacaataatatgtTTGTGAgagcgcgcgcgcgcgcatgcATGCATTCGCGTGCGTCTGTGTGCGGGAGAGAGGCAGAAGGGAACGAATTAAAGGGATTTGCAGAAAAGGCTTCAATCCAAGCTAGGCCCCGTATCGATGCAGGCTTGCAGCCCTCaagcaaaaataaaagttaaataaattaaaattaaaaacttaaaaatgaaGGGCCTCTTATTGGAGAAACCAAGAAAtttccaaattaaaaatattaaggcCCAATAAATTCTTTATTTGATCAGTCTTGGTATTGGACTGATCATTacaatttgataaataaataaataaaaagttactCAAAagtatttgcaaaaaaaaaaaaaaaaacattttaccCATGAAAGTGAATTTACCTAAAATAGAAAATGGTTAAAAAGGGTAAACTAAGATAAATTCATAAAAGCGGATggcaccaattaaaaaaaaaaaattactttagtcacaaagggattacacaaaaataaattcataaactgatgtgatttgatataatacgtcagactgtaaaaattatttttattataaaatagatctaacggattttatgaaatcacatcaatttataaatttattttgtataatctctttataccaattctaaaaaaaatgcaaagattTGGCAAAAAGCTAAAGCAAGATAAAATAAGTGGGATTGTAGTCTtaattatatacataattataccCCATGCAGTACTTTTCCttagtttcttttatttgaataatttgtaaaatacttGTTAATTATGAACCAATTTGATTTTAGATGTTTTCAGGTTTTATCCTAGATGTTGTTGCTCCGAGTGATGTTGTCTGGCGGGTGATTTCCTGTTTGAGTTTAAAAACCGTCTCAAGAGTTATGTTTTTCTATTCCAAAATCAGATGTGTGATGAACTATTTATTATAGGAGCtattatatttatcaaaagagttaaaaagtgttaatattttttttatatataaattgatgtgataaACTGCTAcatcaataatatatttagGATTTGTTTTAATAGTGAGAtgacataaaatgaaatgagatattttaaatgagttgaataaaatattattattattttaaaatttaaaaagttaaattttttattatattttataaaaatttgagaaaattttaataatgagattaaattagataaaattatttctatattcAAATGAGATACcttaatatgttaatatttgtcgttatttttcaactcatctcattattacacatgtttttaaaattttacataaaataaaataaaaaatttaatttttttaaattttaaaataaaaataatattaaaaaatatattttaataatattttatttaatttttaatttaaattttaactcataTCTTTTTATctgtaaagttaaaaaaaaaaccatgttcTTGAGATCCTCTTTTCTCGAGGTGAACTTTGTATCTTTCTGTGGATCTTAAAGATCTTTAATTCCAAGTGGCCCTTTCTACTGCATCTAGTGGTTGGCCCCGTAATTGTACGCCCATACACATGTTACACGTGGATATTGAGACAATAAATGTCTACCCTACTTTAGGATTAAACCTGCACTTTGTTCGTATTTACATTGGTCTCTTCGGATGCCAACAAATAAGAATGGTTTCTTTGCATCCTAAATTTTATACTCGGTCCGGTTCAATTTTTAAGACTTATTGGACCTCGTGTAGGCCCAACACTAGTTTTTTAAGACCTGGCAAGCTTCAGTCCCAACAAGCCTAAATTAACAGAACAAACATTACGTCATCAACTACAATCTTGTGcatatgtttcatgaacaaTTTAGAATTAAGGTCTTGAGACGAAATTTTGTTCATTAAGGCGTGGTTTAtacagtgagttgagattagatgaattgatataaaaattaaaaattaaataaaatattactagaatattattttttaatattattgttattttgagatttaaaaaagttgagttgtttattatactgtgtaggaatttgaaaaaattgtaatgattagatgaaatgaaacacttcttgtatccaaatggAGCCTAAAGTTGAAACTTTTGTTTGCACAATCAGCCATGAAGCATCAGAGTCTGATACCAAAACAGAATTTGAGGTAGGTGATTTGGTATATCTCAAGTTGCAAAAGTAGATAAGAGTGTAGCTAAACTATCAAAGTTTTAgactgcatttagatgttgagatgatctcagatgatatgagtttatctatgaataatgatattttgTAGGTTccattgaaatgtgtttgaatgtaaatatgttgagatatgtgtttaagCTACAttaatgttgaaatgagttgagttgaattgtgaataatatgttgaaataagttgaattgagatcaCTTAGACAACCTACTTTCACCTAGCTAGATACTATGGTCCCATCAAGGTTTTGCAGAATATTGACTCAAATTCCTAACAGTTTCCTATGTCCACTCGGTTTTACATGTGTCGTGCCTTAAAAGAAGCATTTGGGTCATTCAGTTACACCCACAGTCTCTGTCTTCTATTGATCCTCATGGGGCCTTTTGTAATGAACCTAAACACGTACTTCAACACCAAATGATTCAATtccaaaactatatattaattgagCTTTTAACTAAGTGGCGTGGAGCTTCTAAAGAGTTCTACGTGggttatcattgatcatattcATGCACAATATCAGTAAAAGCCTAACAATTAGTCTCAAAGTATGGAACCATGTCACAAATTCGAGTCACAGAAAAGCAGCCTAAGGCAAGATTATAAAGTCTTGATACTATATATAAGCACGGTGTCAAAGTCAAACCATTGAATACTAATAGATGAGTAGAGGCCATTTGCCAAAAGATAAATGACCACTATTAGGTTAGTTTCGATAGAATAGAATGTCGTGGACATTAAATTCAAAAGCATGGTGGAATGTTATGACTTTAAAAGTTAAAGCCTTAATCAAATTAAAGTCTAGTAGTTTTGAAACTTTTAGACCAACAGTCAAGCCTTTAACAACTTAAAAGTGCCAAGAAAGGGTTTGGGGAGGAAGAACAATAAGAAAGGAAACACATGCTAAAAGTTCAATCGGAGAAGAATCAGACAAAGAATTCACTTGGTCCAACGGGAGTTACTATTTGAGTCTGCTTGAAGCGGGAACGTCTCCACTCCCATTTGATTTATCCAAAAGTACAATTTTAGTAGTTTAGACTTCCTGTTTGATTCTTATTATACTTAATAACTTAGGATTTGCTTTTGACAAACTGGTTATTGTTTTATGGACTTATTCAATCTCAAACCTCTATTGAGAGATTGTTCTTTTCTTCCTGTGAATTTAGAGTGATTTCTTTAAAATAAcgaaaaaatagattcatatttGCAAACTATACCCTGTGTTTACTCATTCCCTTGTGCTCGTAGCGTTAGATATGGTCCGTACGAGGCTAGAGCTTTCAAGACAGACAGGTTTAGCTTGTCGTGGTGGCGCGGCCTTGCCCCACAAGAACTGCGGTTATATTACAGTTAATGTCTGGAAGAAAAACGTAACAGAAGAAATCGGCGTGGACAACGTGATTGCTAATGCCCATGTCGATGTGGGAGGTTTATAATGCCTCAAATTAGAAGATATATAAAGGTTCTGGTACTTTTGATAGCTGTTATCAAACTATCTTGAGGAGAATTATAAGAGCCAGTGACAAGAAAGTGCAAATACGCCTTTTCTTTTCCTGTTTCTTTCAAGCAacaaaaatagagggaaaataaactaaacaaaaattcaTTCCCACACAGAAGATACAAGCCCAAAACAAGAATTGATACTAATCAGCAAGATTTAAACCCCAAGTAAAAGGGCATTTTAATATTCTGGTTTGAATGAAGTGAAATGCATATGTTAATATCATATggaacaaaaatttaatggaATGCTGCAATTTCTTCCCCGA from Juglans microcarpa x Juglans regia isolate MS1-56 chromosome 3S, Jm3101_v1.0, whole genome shotgun sequence encodes:
- the LOC121258860 gene encoding protein RICE SALT SENSITIVE 3-like; the protein is MEEHLSSLAVTHLLQHTLRSLCIHQNSQWVYAVFWRILPRNYPPPKWDGQGAYDRSKGNRRNWILVWEDGFCNFAASSVGEINSGDCPGSSTYGNCEFQNYQGLQPELFFKMSHEIYNYGEGLIGKVAADHGHKWIYKEPNDQEINFLTAWHNSAESKPRTWEAQFKSGIKTIALIAVREGVVQLGAIHKVIEDLSYVVSLRKKFSYIESIPGVLLPHPSSFAFPFNVDGYGTPEAWQFQATALASPTEFYDHQYNQPLKITPSMSSLEALLSKLPSVVPPTTAPQSHEFISSSQKTLEFIEMEKVAKKEIDEEIYRPELEVGESSSSMAAKRRQKHFHQSQD